GGCATATTCCATTAAGCTCCACAAAATAGCAAAGATTTGTATATGACAGATGAATTCCAGGAACTATCAGAAGTGAGCACTTCTCAGTTGGTCCAGAAATTCCATATTTTTGCGATGCTTCATCACACTGTTGTACTTGATGGATTCATTCAACATCATGCTATCTCCTATTCAAGCTATGTACGTTTAATTAGCTAGATTATGCAATTAAAACATAAATCTTCCCGACTTCGGCACGccgaatatttatttttggccCTTTTACACTGAAGATCTCCTTAAAATAACTTGAACACCGTGTTGTGGCTGAAGAGTAAAGGCTGACATCGGAGCATGAGCATAAGACGGAGAGAGCTCGAAGGAGAAGCGCTGCAGGATCATAGCCATTGCGATCTTCACTTCGATCAGGGAAAGATTTTGCCCAAGGCAGATTCGAGGGCCCCAACCAAACGGGAAGTACAAGAGCTGATTTTTGGTTGCCTTTGAGATTCCATCACAGAACCTTTCGGGCTTGAATTCCTTGGCATCTTCGCCCCACAGCTCTCTATCATGGTGGATGAGTAAGGCGGGCATTAACAGTTTAACTCCTGCTGGTATGGTCAGTTCACCGAGCTTCGTTTCGTTGGGAACATCACGAGCAAACAGAGGAACTGGTGGATATAGCCTTAGAACCTCATACAAAATCATCGTAACCTGGGACATGAAAGTAAACATAAGTATCAGCTTTGCCCCCGGTTACCATATCCTAGTTTTCagattatcattattattattgaagtTCTCACTTACAATCTTGAGGTGGTTCAGCTCATCAAAGCTGGGTAACCGATCCCTTCCGAGGACTTGCAGAACCTCCAGTCTCGCGCAGTCTTGCCATTGAGGATGAATGCTTAATAACACCATGGCCCAGGCAAGCAGAGACGAGGTTGTCTCCTGTCCCACCAAATAAAACAGCTTGCACTCCTCGATCACATCCCCCATACTCATTCCAACTTTTCTATCCCCTCTCCTTCTGTTTTCTCGGATTTCCTTTGCATTTGATTCTAGTAACAGTCCCAACAGATCATCAGTAGCTGCCTTCCCTGCCTCCATTGCTTTCTCTCTTTTGTCGATCATTGTCCGAAGTAACGACTGCACTTGTTCATAGATGCTCTTCATCCTCCTGTTCATTTTAGTAGGAAGAAACCTACAAAAGAGCGAGAAGGTGAATATGTCATAATCTTCACTTGTCATCTCACTTCTCTTAGAATAACAGTCCAGAATTTTCGAATTCGATGATTGCAATTTCTTTTTGAACCTCCATCCTGGAATATAGACCATGTGCATACTTTTTACGGCAAGCTCGCCCTGTTCAGTCTGAAGCTGGAATATCACCTTTCCTTCCTCGTAGCTGCTGCCAAATGCTGTTTGAGCAATCACTTGCCGCGTTAAATTTTGGATGTCGGTCCACGCATCGAGCTCGCACGATTCCTCTGCCCCCATGAGCTTCTCCCATCTCATCACCATCTCATTGCAAGACGAATAAAATGCTGGTAACATCAGCTTCCATTTAAGAACATAAACGGGCAGAATAGAGTTAGATCCATTGGCATGTAATTCAGCAGACGATGTTCCGAATTCATGATAGGGAGAACCTTGAGTTTTCCGAGTTGGAAGGCAGGGTTGATAATCCTCCGGTGCATTTCCCATTTATCCCCATCGTAGTGTGCTAGTCCAGTAGTGAGCATCTTCGCTAGTGGATTCAAACGTATCTTTTGGAAGTCGTCAATTCTCAAGAAAACATCTTTGAGTTGCTCGGGGTGCATGATATTGAGTGCGGGAGTTGTTCCAATCCACATGAAAAAATTCTTTCCTGGAGGCAAGTGTGTAGAGTGTAAACTGACTGATATTTGTTTCTGCTTAAACAGGTAGCTAGATAGAAGTTCGGGGCTGTACTTATACCATGAGTACCGAGAGACTGGTGGAGGAAAGGGAGGAGGCGTGGTGCGATATCGTCGGAGAGGCCTATGGGCCTCGAGTTCGCATTTCTTAACATCAGCGAGCTAACTTTCAGGTCTCCAAACAGGAATCTGTACCGGTTCCCAGAAATTCCCTGCTGCCGGAGAAGCCTCTCGAACTTCATCGGCTTCAGCCACACCCAGTTCATGACCTTCCATGCCCATGTTACAATGGCCAGAGCAGGTGGGATCAGTCCGAGCAATATTCCGGCAATTGAGGGAACTGATGATGATGACAGCATCCCCACTTGCTCTTGTGTGGTATTCCGGGATACTATTGAGAGAGAGGGATGATCACTGAGAGAGAAGATCGTTATATATAGTTTACAGATAGCGGTATTTGATTGAGGATATGGATAAGgattagttttttttgtttcttacTGGTGCACGAGAAAAAGAGAGGCTTTGAGTAAAAGTGTGCCATTTACCCGATTAAATATCCAATTAGTAttacttattcattttaaatgAGTAAGAATCAATCAAAAACTCATAAGTGAGAATTTGTGGATCCATTGTGAGGTCAACTTTTCACTTTCAGACATTTTAATTGGGTGCTACATATTCAATTAAATGAGTAATACTCACTCAATATTTACTCCATCCATCCAAAGCTTTCTCTTGTACGGCAATGGCAGGCCCAATCATCTCTACAGGAAGGTCTCTACTGTGGTATTAGTCCCGACCAATGTTGGGGCCTCCTCGTCCTCTGAGACAATCTCTTTATATTCACAAGGCCATGGAATATGCCTCCCAATAACCACCAGACCTATTAAACTCGTGATCCTAAAACCGAACTTCTTGTCTCAACTAAGTTTGGTCCCTTGAAAAATCAATGCACAATCCAAGGCAAAATGGCCTATCAAAGTTCCATTTGGCCTGAAACTGATTGAACCCATATCCAACCTAACAGTTTAAGTTGAACTACTTTTTCTACGTGAGATCCAGGATCTTTAACACGGCCTGCTCATCTTTTTTTGCA
Above is a window of Punica granatum isolate Tunisia-2019 chromosome 7, ASM765513v2, whole genome shotgun sequence DNA encoding:
- the LOC116215223 gene encoding cytochrome P450 CYP72A219-like, producing MLSSSSVPSIAGILLGLIPPALAIVTWAWKVMNWVWLKPMKFERLLRQQGISGNRYRFLFGDLKVSSLMLRNANSRPIGLSDDIAPRLLPFLHQSLGTHGKNFFMWIGTTPALNIMHPEQLKDVFLRIDDFQKIRLNPLAKMLTTGLAHYDGDKWEMHRRIINPAFQLGKLKLMLPAFYSSCNEMVMRWEKLMGAEESCELDAWTDIQNLTRQVIAQTAFGSSYEEGKVIFQLQTEQGELAVKSMHMVYIPGWRFLPTKMNRRMKSIYEQVQSLLRTMIDKREKAMEAGKAATDDLLGLLLESNAKEIRENRRRGDRKVGMSMGDVIEECKLFYLVGQETTSSLLAWAMVLLSIHPQWQDCARLEVLQVLGRDRLPSFDELNHLKIVTMILYEVLRLYPPVPLFARDVPNETKLGELTIPAGVKLLMPALLIHHDRELWGEDAKEFKPERFCDGISKATKNQLLYFPFGWGPRICLGQNLSLIEVKIAMAMILQRFSFELSPSYAHAPMSAFTLQPQHGVQVILRRSSV